In a single window of the Micromonospora inositola genome:
- a CDS encoding NAD(P)/FAD-dependent oxidoreductase — MTRTIVTVGAGQAAAVAARALRRRGFDGRIELLGAEPEAPYQRPPLSKEYLAGDDDCGLHLLSEHWCAANDVRLRLGQPAVRIRPERGLVELADGTEVAADAVLLATGGSPRRLPNVAGERIHYLRTRRDADRLRAQLRPGVQVIVIGAGFIGAEVAATSRGKGADVTVVEALGVPLQRVLGREIGATCAAIHRRQGVTLRLGESVESVVETPTGVVVTTSGCRIEGDLVVVGIGITPNTSVAERSGLAVDNGILVDEYCQTGVPNVYAAGDVANHWHPLFGERIRVEHFDNASRQATAAANNMIGRTTVYAEPHWFWSDQYDHNLQYTGHAPVWDELVVRGSVEECDFSAFYLRDGLVRAAFAVDRGADVLVAKELIAGQVSVDPRILADEDVDLTELTALEEQP; from the coding sequence ATGACCAGGACCATCGTCACCGTCGGCGCCGGTCAGGCCGCCGCCGTCGCCGCCCGTGCGCTGCGCCGACGCGGTTTCGACGGCCGGATCGAGCTGCTCGGTGCCGAACCGGAGGCACCGTACCAGCGGCCGCCGCTGTCGAAGGAGTACCTCGCCGGCGACGACGACTGCGGCCTGCACCTGCTGTCGGAGCACTGGTGCGCGGCGAACGACGTGCGCCTGCGGCTCGGCCAGCCGGCCGTCCGGATCCGGCCCGAGCGGGGGCTCGTCGAGTTGGCCGACGGCACGGAGGTCGCCGCGGACGCGGTTCTGCTGGCCACCGGTGGGAGCCCCCGCCGTCTGCCGAACGTCGCGGGCGAGCGTATCCACTACCTCCGCACCCGGCGGGACGCCGACCGTCTCCGCGCCCAGCTGCGTCCGGGCGTACAGGTGATCGTCATCGGCGCCGGCTTCATCGGCGCCGAGGTCGCCGCCACCAGCCGCGGCAAGGGCGCCGACGTCACGGTGGTGGAGGCGCTCGGCGTGCCGCTGCAGCGCGTACTCGGCCGCGAGATCGGGGCCACCTGCGCGGCGATCCACCGCCGGCAGGGCGTCACGCTGCGGCTGGGCGAGTCCGTCGAGTCCGTCGTCGAGACACCGACCGGCGTCGTCGTCACCACCAGCGGCTGCCGCATCGAGGGCGACCTGGTGGTGGTGGGCATCGGCATCACGCCGAACACCAGCGTGGCCGAGCGGTCCGGCCTCGCCGTCGACAACGGCATCCTCGTCGACGAGTACTGCCAGACCGGGGTGCCGAACGTGTACGCCGCCGGCGACGTGGCCAACCATTGGCATCCGCTCTTCGGGGAGCGGATCCGGGTCGAGCATTTCGACAACGCGAGCCGGCAGGCCACCGCCGCCGCCAACAACATGATCGGCCGGACCACCGTGTACGCCGAACCGCACTGGTTCTGGTCGGACCAGTACGACCACAACCTGCAGTACACCGGCCACGCGCCGGTCTGGGACGAGCTGGTCGTGCGCGGCTCGGTCGAGGAGTGCGACTTCTCGGCGTTCTACCTGCGCGACGGCCTGGTCCGGGCGGCGTTCGCCGTCGACCGCGGCGCGGACGTCCTCGTCGCCAAGGAGCTGATCGCCGGACAGGTCAGCGTCGATCCGCGGATCCTCGCCGACGAGGACGTCGACCTGACCGAACTGACGGCGTTGGAGGAGCAACCGTGA
- a CDS encoding Rieske (2Fe-2S) protein, producing the protein MSEPNPVEWVPVAELSELARRKRKQVVVGGTPIALFYVDAQVFALHDVCVHKQRSLSKGTILHGRIICPGHQWSFDPATGEAADQAECQPTYDVRVANGKIYVNPRQRTGRAASDAAAHPAAAAG; encoded by the coding sequence GTGAGCGAGCCTAACCCCGTCGAGTGGGTGCCCGTCGCCGAGCTGTCCGAGCTCGCGCGCCGCAAGAGGAAGCAGGTGGTCGTCGGCGGCACGCCGATCGCGCTGTTCTACGTCGACGCCCAGGTCTTCGCGTTGCACGACGTATGCGTCCACAAGCAGCGCTCCCTGAGCAAGGGGACAATCCTGCACGGGCGGATCATCTGCCCCGGTCACCAGTGGTCCTTTGACCCGGCCACCGGCGAGGCGGCGGACCAGGCCGAGTGCCAGCCGACGTACGACGTCCGGGTGGCGAACGGCAAGATCTACGTCAACCCGCGACAGCGCACCGGGCGCGCGGCGAGCGATGCCGCAGCACACCCGGCCGCGGCTGCGGGGTGA
- a CDS encoding TenA family transcriptional regulator yields the protein MTELLSRDDFRTALQDAIKGREAKNASFSQAWADGKLQRHHFARWAENHYHYVGPFADYLSYVYANTPDTCTDAKDFLLQNMYEEELADIRHTDLLIRFAEACGTTRERIEDPNNMNAVTRGLQAWCYATAMREHFAVATAALVVGLESQVPSIYKKQIVPLREAYGFTEDEIEFFELHITSDEVHGERGYQIVLDHANTPELQQRSLQFVRWGAEMRFAYTKALYDTYVATDLVSA from the coding sequence ATGACCGAGCTGCTCTCCCGCGACGACTTCCGCACTGCCCTCCAGGACGCGATCAAGGGCAGGGAGGCCAAGAACGCGTCGTTCAGCCAGGCATGGGCCGACGGCAAGCTGCAGCGGCACCACTTCGCACGCTGGGCGGAGAACCACTACCACTACGTGGGCCCGTTCGCCGACTACCTGAGCTACGTCTACGCCAACACCCCGGACACCTGCACGGACGCCAAGGACTTCCTCCTGCAGAACATGTACGAGGAGGAACTGGCCGACATCCGCCACACGGACCTGCTGATCCGCTTCGCCGAGGCGTGCGGGACGACGCGCGAGCGGATCGAGGACCCGAACAACATGAACGCGGTGACCCGCGGCCTTCAGGCGTGGTGCTACGCCACGGCCATGCGCGAGCACTTCGCGGTGGCGACCGCGGCACTGGTCGTGGGCCTCGAGTCCCAGGTGCCGAGCATCTACAAGAAGCAGATCGTCCCGCTGCGCGAGGCGTACGGCTTCACCGAGGACGAGATCGAGTTCTTCGAGCTGCACATCACCTCCGACGAGGTGCACGGCGAGCGCGGCTACCAGATCGTCCTGGACCACGCCAACACGCCCGAACTGCAGCAGCGATCGCTGCAGTTCGTCCGCTGGGGCGCGGAGATGCGTTTCGCCTACACCAAGGCGCTCTACGACACCTACGTGGCGACGGACCTGGTCAGCGCCTGA
- a CDS encoding YoaK family protein gives MPTINSAYPRRFRWTTTGPPRSSDRQRRGRELMAVVLAVNSGATDAIGFLALGGAFTSVMTGNMVLLGVAVAGADGALAVHAGAAIACFILGCSLGTRIAGTPRPDDPVWPPAVTRALAVEGVVLTGYAVGWWLSGGHPSGQLQLSLLVLNALALGIQSSTVQRFGVAGLSTTYLTGTLTTVIARLTSGHRLRDVTPSVRTLLGLIAGAALGGLLAVRAPVWAPLVQLGSLGTVLAAAVAAIQPAPDRDRP, from the coding sequence ATGCCGACGATCAACAGCGCGTATCCGCGCCGATTCAGGTGGACGACGACAGGGCCGCCGCGCAGCAGCGACCGGCAGCGTCGGGGGCGGGAGTTGATGGCCGTCGTGCTGGCGGTGAACAGCGGCGCCACCGACGCGATCGGGTTCCTGGCGCTGGGCGGCGCCTTCACCAGCGTGATGACCGGGAACATGGTCCTGCTCGGGGTCGCCGTTGCTGGGGCCGACGGCGCGCTGGCCGTACACGCCGGGGCGGCGATCGCCTGCTTCATCCTTGGCTGCTCGCTCGGCACGCGCATCGCCGGCACCCCCAGACCCGACGACCCGGTCTGGCCACCCGCGGTGACCAGGGCGCTGGCCGTCGAGGGCGTGGTGCTCACCGGCTACGCCGTGGGCTGGTGGTTGAGCGGCGGACACCCGTCGGGACAGCTGCAACTGTCGTTGCTGGTGCTCAACGCGCTCGCGCTCGGCATCCAGAGCAGCACGGTACAGCGGTTCGGCGTGGCGGGACTGTCGACCACCTACCTCACCGGGACGCTCACCACCGTGATCGCGCGACTCACCTCCGGGCACCGACTGCGCGACGTCACGCCGAGCGTCCGCACCCTGCTGGGGCTGATCGCGGGCGCGGCGCTCGGCGGTTTGCTCGCGGTACGCGCGCCGGTGTGGGCGCCTCTGGTGCAGCTGGGGAGCCTCGGCACCGTCCTGGCCGCTGCCGTCGCGGCGATCCAGCCGGCGCCCGACCGCGATCGGCCATAG
- a CDS encoding TetR/AcrR family transcriptional regulator, translated as MGRTGDEALPQRLLAVATRLFAEKGFEKTSVQEIVEAAGVTKGAMYHYFAGKDDLLQEIYERLLRTQRERLEATMAEAQPVARRLHGAAGLSEDFSLAGAYARLRTVRFADGPEEVHKNALARHELRWQASARQDIRA; from the coding sequence GTGGGTCGAACGGGCGACGAGGCGCTGCCGCAGCGGCTGCTGGCGGTCGCCACCAGGCTGTTCGCGGAGAAGGGCTTCGAGAAGACCTCGGTCCAGGAGATCGTCGAGGCGGCCGGGGTCACCAAGGGCGCGATGTACCACTACTTCGCGGGCAAGGACGACCTCCTCCAGGAGATCTACGAGCGACTGCTGCGCACGCAGCGCGAGCGCCTGGAGGCCACCATGGCCGAGGCGCAGCCGGTGGCGCGGCGGCTGCACGGCGCCGCCGGCCTCTCCGAGGACTTCTCACTGGCGGGCGCCTACGCCCGCCTCCGCACCGTGCGCTTCGCCGATGGGCCCGAAGAGGTGCACAAGAACGCCCTGGCGCGCCACGAACTGCGTTGGCAGGCTTCCGCGAGGCAGGACATCCGCGCCTGA